Within Metabacillus sp. KUDC1714, the genomic segment CAAAAATTTGCGCTAATGAAACGCAGAGCAGATAAAACGAAAGAAGTACTTGCAAAAGAAGAATACCAAAAGTACTGGACATACTATCCATTTAATTCTGGATACTTTATGTGCCTTAAACTTAACAACATTAACGCAGAAGAGCTTCGTTTACACCTATTAGATAAATACGGAGTCGGAACAATTTCAATCAATTCTACAGATCTTCGTATTGCATTCTCATGTGTTGAGGACTCAGACATAGAGGAATTATTTGATCTGATTGCTAAAGGTGCAGCAGACTTGCAGTAATCATATATGATTAGAAATGCCCGCCATGAATGAATTGGCGGGCTTTATATTATCTTAAAAGAGAAGAATACATTCAAAAAAAGACTACCCCTTTGTATCGACCTCACCTCAACCATATACTTTGACGGCTACTCTTGCCATCCACCCTACTATTATAATTCTGTCACTTTAGACGGTATTTTGCACCTTTTTTAAGTACTATTTTGCACACCCAACATTAAAACCCAACAACCTTCACATTAGAAGATAAGCTGGGTTTCTTCATTAATTATGTCCAATCACTAAACTATTTCGTGCAGCTTCTACTACTTCGGTGGTAATTGATGTAAGGTGATTTATTTCGAGTTCAATTTGAGTAAATAGACGGTGAAGACAGGTTGCTTTTTTGATAAAGAGCGCTTTTTTAATTTTGTTCCACAATCTGGCCAGATTCTTGCATAACAGCAGGTAAATTTGTTGATGATGTAGAAATTTAATCGTATAGTCGTTGTTAATCGAATTATACAAGGGTGGGAGTTAATGTGTTAATAAAACCAAAGAAATTGCAGCCAGGAGATATTGTTGCAACAATAAGTCCTTCATGGGGAGGGGCAGGTGATCCTGAGCTAATATGGCGTTATGAGCAAGGTGTAAAGAGATTAGAAGAAGTTTTCGGTCTTAAGGTTGTCCCAATGCCGAATAGTTTGAAAGGTGGAGATTACCTTTATAAGAATCCACAAGCTCGTGCGGAAGATTTGATGACGGCATTTAAAGATAAGAGCATTAAAGGAATCTTTGCAAATATTGGTGGAGAAGATAGTATTCGTTTACTTCCTTATATTGATTTTAATGTAATACATGAGAATCCAAAAATTTTTATGGGCTATTCAGATGTAACGATTTCGCATTTGTTTTGCCATAAAGCAGGTATATCATCTTTTTACGGCCCAGCGATTTTAGTTGATTTTGCAGAAAATGTTGAAATGGATACATACACAATTGAAAGGGTAAGGCGAATGTTCTTTTCAAATGAAGTTATCGGTGAAATTCAACCAGCTAAAGAATGGACAAGTGAGTATTTGGAATGGGATGAAGCGAATAAGAACAAGCGCCGTACGATGCAGCAGAATTCGGGTTATGAATTACTTCAAGGTTCAGGTATCGTACAAGGGCGTTTGATTGGTGGTTGTATTGAAGTGTTAGAGTTCGCGAAAGGAACAGAAATTTGGCCTGATAAGAAATATTGGGATGATAGCATTCTTTTCTTTGAAACATCTGAAGAAAAGCCAAAACCAGAACATATAAAATATTGGCTGCGGAATTATGCTGCACAAGGTATTCTGCAAAAAGCGAATGGAATCATTTTTGGTAAACCACAAGACGAGGAGTATTACGAAGAATATAAAGT encodes:
- a CDS encoding S66 family peptidase; translated protein: MLIKPKKLQPGDIVATISPSWGGAGDPELIWRYEQGVKRLEEVFGLKVVPMPNSLKGGDYLYKNPQARAEDLMTAFKDKSIKGIFANIGGEDSIRLLPYIDFNVIHENPKIFMGYSDVTISHLFCHKAGISSFYGPAILVDFAENVEMDTYTIERVRRMFFSNEVIGEIQPAKEWTSEYLEWDEANKNKRRTMQQNSGYELLQGSGIVQGRLIGGCIEVLEFAKGTEIWPDKKYWDDSILFFETSEEKPKPEHIKYWLRNYAAQGILQKANGIIFGKPQDEEYYEEYKVEIQKVMKEYDLENLPILYNLNFGHTEPKFILPYGAMAEINCNNETFFILESGVE